The proteins below are encoded in one region of Triticum aestivum cultivar Chinese Spring chromosome 1B, IWGSC CS RefSeq v2.1, whole genome shotgun sequence:
- the LOC123100317 gene encoding WRKY transcription factor 22 produces the protein MDADDWGLGAVVRSCGGGVVPGYEAEPPRREVVHARADPAEFVGRPSTSRAASTPSSLYDVLEYLDLEHEQLQQRAPFSITPSSGCDRALAEQPEVLISFPAAATSTSGQALPARKQAGRKPGGAGDLRRPKRGKSKKSQMKKVVREVPVAEGGVNGPDDQWAWRKYGQKPIKGSPYPRGYYKCSSMKACTARKLVERSPAKPGMLVVTYIADHCHAVPTTISALAGTTRHPPQSPVSDEDTALNRGDDSADVSSSAAGADDESEQLWSPVDMDDFFASFDDDFDHFFQDDALERRVSL, from the exons ATGGACGCCGACGACTGGGGTCTCGGGGCGGTCGtaaggagctgcggcggcggcgtcgtcccgGGCTATGAAGCAGAGCCTCCTCGCCGTGAAGTCGTGCATGCGCGGGCGGATCCAGCGGAGTTCGTGGGGCGACCATCGACATCGAGGGCGGCGTCCACGCCATCGTCGTTGTACGACGTGTTGGAGTACCTGGACTTGGAGCACGAGCAGCTGCAGCAGCGAGCGCCGTTCTCCATCACGCCTTCGTCCGGCTGTGATCGGGCGCTGGCGGAGCAGCCCGAGGTGCTCATCTCCTTCCCTGCAGCTGCGACCTCGACGTCCGGGCAGGCGCTGCCCGCGAGGAAGCAGGCCGGCCGGAAGCCGGGAGGTGCTGGAGACCTCCGGCGGCCGAAGAGAGGCAAGAGCAAGAAGAGCCAGATGAAGAAGGTGGTGCGGGAGGTGCCGGTGGCCGAGGGCGGCGTAAACGGCCCCGACGACCAGTGGGCGTGGCGCAAGTACGGCCAGAAGCCCATCAAGGGCTCCCCCTACCCTCG AGGGTACTACAAGTGCAGCAGCATGAAGGCGTGCACGGCGCGGAAGCTGGTGGAGCGCAGCCCGGCCAAGCCCGGCATGCTCGTCGTCACCTACATCGCCGACCACTGCCACGCCGTGCCCACCACCATAAGCGCGCTCGCTGGCACCACGCGCCACCCGCCCCAGTCGCCCGTGTCCGACGAGGACACGGCCCTGAACCGCGGGGACGACAGCGCCGACGTCTCGTCATCCGCGGCTGGCGCGGACGACGAGTCCGAGCAGCTCTGGTCGCCCGTGGACATGGACGATTTCTTCGCCTCTTTTGACGACGATTTTGATCATTTCTTCCAGGACGACGCCCTGGAGCGACGGGTCTCGCTGTAG